GTACAGAGTCTTGACCTGTACACCGTATAGAGCTCGTAGGAGGACTTTTCCTTTTCCAGATagtttcttcttggggagacTATGATGATGTTGTTTCAACGATTCAACAAGACTGCTCAAAATCGCGCCCCAGTTTTCGAACCTCGGGTTCTTGGAAGCCATGTGCTGCCTCCAGCTCTCAAGATGCAACAAATAAATTTCCTCAGAACAACTGCTAGTCTCCAGCTTGCTCAAAGTAAACTTGAGTAATAGGCTTCCGTGGTTGAGACGGTCGAGCTCTGAGGTGAAGGAGTTGCAGAGTTCAAGCAGGTTCGAGCTAATGCTAGAGTAGATATAAATAAAGTTTTCTTCCAAGTCCGAGACATGAAGCTCTAGATCGGTCACGAGTGTCCTGATACTCTTGTGTGTCTCACACAGAGATGCCATTGCTTCCTTCATCCAAGAAACTGTGAGAATAGCATTCCCATCACCCTTTGGTATAAGTTCTCTAATTGATAACATCAAGTTTGTCTCGAAACTGTTCAACAGTGAGAGAAGATTTGGGGATATGCGTGCATTGTTGGTCTTGGGAAATAGATTCTTGAATGGGTTTCCACAGCGGAAGAACACTCTTGGTGGATGATCTTTTATACGGTGGCTCATATTAACTGTTAC
This region of Brassica napus cultivar Da-Ae chromosome C5, Da-Ae, whole genome shotgun sequence genomic DNA includes:
- the LOC106397604 gene encoding protein BPS1, chloroplastic, yielding MSHRIKDHPPRVFFRCGNPFKNLFPKTNNARISPNLLSLLNSFETNLMLSIRELIPKGDGNAILTVSWMKEAMASLCETHKSIRTLVTDLELHVSDLEENFIYIYSSISSNLLELCNSFTSELDRLNHGSLLLKFTLSKLETSSCSEEIYLLHLESWRQHMASKNPRFENWGAILSSLVESLKQHHHSLPKKKLSGKGKVLLRALYGVQVKTLYITSVFAAVFSRSSNNLLYLTIPNMEEVPWTQAFMELQNMVNPEIKNAFLSDRFTVIKDLEAVELGVKKLHTAVQEGSDTNVLVEVLKKSVIKLSERFDLVSKETGCLLKTVISARDALVERLWTKYEEELGVKLPMMISVKRLVCE